In Phaeobacter porticola, one DNA window encodes the following:
- the hemC gene encoding hydroxymethylbilane synthase has product MTQIDLPSPASPLKIGTRGSPLALAQAYETRRRLAAAFDLPHDAFEIVVIKTTGDNQALIAADKPLKELGGKGLFTKEIEEDLLSGAIDIAVHSMKDMPVAQPGGLLLDTYLPREDVRDALISPTCGSLQDLAKGAVVGTSSLRRRAQLLHRRPDLHVVQFRGNVQTRLLKLSEGVAECTFLAMAGLNRLAMADVPATAIEASDMLPAVAQGAIGIERRVTDRRAGDMLAAIHDSQTGERLAAERAFLAALDGSCETPIAGLATLDGTTLRLRGEVLRVDGSQSLTDDQSCPIEDGAQLGREMAAELLARAGTGFFDWKN; this is encoded by the coding sequence CTTCGCCCCTGAAAATCGGCACACGCGGATCACCGCTGGCGCTTGCCCAGGCCTATGAAACCCGCAGACGGCTGGCGGCGGCGTTTGACCTCCCGCATGATGCCTTTGAAATCGTCGTCATCAAGACCACCGGCGACAATCAGGCCCTGATCGCGGCGGACAAGCCATTGAAAGAGCTGGGGGGCAAAGGTCTGTTCACCAAGGAGATCGAAGAGGATCTTCTGTCTGGTGCAATCGACATTGCGGTTCATTCGATGAAGGATATGCCGGTGGCTCAGCCTGGTGGGCTTCTGCTTGATACCTATCTGCCGCGCGAAGACGTCCGGGATGCGTTGATATCACCAACATGCGGCTCACTTCAGGATCTGGCAAAAGGGGCTGTGGTTGGCACCTCTTCACTGCGTCGCCGTGCCCAGTTGCTGCATCGTCGCCCTGATTTGCACGTCGTGCAGTTTCGCGGCAATGTTCAGACGCGCCTGCTCAAACTCTCCGAAGGTGTTGCAGAATGCACCTTCCTTGCGATGGCTGGCCTAAATCGTCTCGCAATGGCAGATGTTCCTGCCACCGCGATTGAGGCCAGCGACATGCTGCCCGCTGTTGCACAAGGCGCCATCGGCATCGAACGCCGCGTCACTGACCGCCGCGCGGGTGATATGCTGGCGGCCATACATGACAGTCAAACCGGCGAACGGCTCGCAGCGGAACGGGCCTTTCTTGCTGCCTTGGACGGATCCTGCGAGACCCCAATCGCAGGCCTCGCAACGCTGGATGGGACAACCCTACGGCTGCGCGGAGAAGTCTTGCGCGTTGACGGTTCTCAATCCCTGACCGACGACCAATCCTGCCCAATTGAAGATGGCGCTCAGCTTGGCCGAGAGATGGCAGCCGAACTGCTGGCTCGTGCTGGCACCGGGTTCTTTGATTGGAAGAATTGA